The proteins below are encoded in one region of Paenibacillus sp. YYML68:
- the accC gene encoding acetyl-CoA carboxylase biotin carboxylase subunit, whose protein sequence is MKFHKILVANRGEIAVRIIRACRELGISTVAVYSEADREALHVRLADEAYCIGPTLSKDSYLNYTNIMSVATMTETDAIHPGYGFLAENADFAEICESCNITFIGPSPNAISRMGDKAVAKQTMKDAGVPVIPGSDGLVEDLDEAIRLGREIGYPIIIKATAGGGGKGIRLAENEDMLISQITTAQQEAQKAFGNAGVYLEKYLTGMKHVEIQVLADKHGNVVHLGERDCSVQRRRQKLVEEAPCPILTPEIRERMGAAAVRAAQAVEYSGAGTLEFLLGQDGQFYFMEMNTRIQVEHPVTELVTGIDIIKEMIRVAEGEPLSFTQDEVVINGWSIECRINAEDPDRNFMPSAGQIKFYLPPGGFGVRVDSAAYPGYTISPHYDSMIAKLIVWGKTREEAVERMKRALAEFAVEGIHTTIPFHLKLLEHRKFLAGDFDIKFLEEHDVNDPNS, encoded by the coding sequence TTGAAGTTTCATAAAATATTAGTAGCGAACCGCGGGGAAATCGCGGTACGCATCATTCGTGCCTGCCGCGAGCTCGGCATCTCCACGGTTGCCGTCTATTCCGAGGCGGATCGGGAGGCGCTGCACGTTCGTCTTGCGGACGAGGCTTACTGTATCGGACCGACGCTGTCGAAGGACAGCTACTTGAACTATACGAACATTATGAGCGTTGCAACGATGACGGAGACCGACGCGATTCATCCGGGCTACGGCTTCCTCGCAGAGAACGCCGACTTCGCGGAAATATGCGAAAGCTGCAACATTACGTTCATCGGCCCATCCCCGAACGCGATCAGCCGTATGGGTGACAAGGCGGTCGCGAAGCAGACGATGAAGGATGCAGGCGTACCGGTTATCCCGGGCTCCGACGGCCTCGTGGAGGACCTTGACGAAGCGATCCGTCTAGGTCGTGAGATCGGCTACCCAATCATCATCAAGGCAACCGCAGGCGGCGGAGGCAAGGGCATTCGTCTTGCAGAGAACGAGGACATGCTCATCTCGCAAATTACGACGGCTCAACAGGAGGCGCAGAAGGCGTTCGGTAACGCAGGCGTCTATCTGGAGAAATATTTGACCGGGATGAAGCACGTTGAGATTCAGGTGTTAGCTGACAAGCACGGCAACGTCGTCCATCTTGGCGAGCGCGACTGCTCCGTGCAGCGCCGCAGACAGAAGCTGGTCGAGGAAGCGCCTTGCCCGATCCTGACGCCGGAAATTCGCGAGCGTATGGGCGCAGCAGCCGTGCGCGCGGCGCAGGCTGTGGAGTATTCCGGCGCAGGGACGCTCGAGTTCTTGCTCGGACAGGACGGGCAGTTCTACTTCATGGAGATGAACACCCGTATTCAGGTTGAGCATCCAGTGACCGAGCTTGTAACCGGCATCGATATTATTAAAGAGATGATCCGTGTTGCCGAAGGCGAGCCGCTCTCCTTCACGCAGGACGAGGTCGTCATCAACGGCTGGTCGATCGAGTGCCGCATTAACGCGGAGGACCCGGATCGCAACTTCATGCCGTCCGCGGGACAGATCAAGTTCTACCTGCCGCCAGGCGGCTTCGGAGTGCGCGTGGACAGCGCTGCTTATCCGGGCTACACGATCTCGCCGCATTATGACTCGATGATCGCGAAGCTGATCGTATGGGGCAAGACGCGCGAGGAGGCTGTAGAGCGCATGAAGCGCGCGCTCGCGGAGTTCGCCGTCGAGGGCATCCATACGACGATTCCGTTCCACCTCAAGCTGCTGGAGCACCGCAAGTTTCTTGCTGGCGACTTTGACATCAAGTTTTTGGAAGAGCATGACGTGAACGATCCGAATTCGTAG
- a CDS encoding Asp23/Gls24 family envelope stress response protein, producing the protein MSILADYEKTDMGTIQIAPEVIEIIAGMATIEVPGVAGMSGGFAGGIAELLGRKNAAKGVKVDVGQREAAVDVSVVIEFGTRIPEVASGVQQNVKHAIESMTGLSVVQVNVHIHDVLFKGAEKPVEEPEAAPQRVK; encoded by the coding sequence ATGAGCATACTAGCGGATTACGAGAAGACCGACATGGGTACGATTCAGATTGCTCCTGAGGTAATTGAGATTATTGCCGGCATGGCCACGATCGAGGTTCCTGGTGTAGCGGGAATGAGCGGCGGCTTCGCAGGCGGAATCGCCGAGCTCCTTGGACGCAAGAATGCGGCTAAGGGCGTCAAGGTCGATGTCGGACAGCGGGAAGCAGCAGTCGATGTGTCCGTAGTCATTGAGTTCGGCACACGCATTCCAGAGGTAGCAAGCGGCGTTCAGCAGAATGTGAAGCATGCGATCGAGTCGATGACGGGCCTTAGCGTCGTACAAGTGAACGTTCACATTCATGATGTTCTGTTCAAGGGTGCTGAGAAGCCGGTGGAAGAGCCGGAAGCAGCGCCGCAGCGCGTGAAATAA
- the amaP gene encoding alkaline shock response membrane anchor protein AmaP — MAKVLDKLLLFVLTIVIIVSAVMLLLAATGVIPLQSAHNFVEAVYRDLNTALIFIGITTAVGLLAIRFLFLSVRREKSSVASIDQRTDFGDIRISLDTVENLALKAAGRSRGVRDLRARVKVSPSGLEIVIRSIVDGEMSIPTLTEEMQGSVKRHIEDITGIPVAQVTVFVANIQQSSPTFKSRVE; from the coding sequence GTGGCCAAAGTATTGGACAAACTACTATTATTCGTACTTACGATCGTCATAATCGTATCGGCAGTCATGTTGCTGCTGGCAGCGACCGGCGTGATTCCGCTTCAATCAGCGCATAATTTCGTTGAAGCTGTGTATAGAGATCTGAATACAGCGCTTATCTTTATCGGCATTACGACTGCCGTCGGCTTGCTTGCCATCCGCTTCCTGTTCTTGTCCGTTCGCAGAGAGAAGAGCTCTGTTGCGTCGATCGATCAACGCACCGACTTCGGAGACATCCGTATTTCGCTCGATACGGTCGAAAACTTGGCGCTGAAGGCGGCAGGTCGCTCCAGAGGTGTTCGTGATCTTCGTGCGCGGGTGAAGGTAAGTCCGTCCGGTCTTGAAATCGTCATTCGCTCGATCGTAGACGGCGAGATGTCGATTCCGACGTTGACCGAGGAGATGCAAGGCAGCGTGAAGCGTCATATCGAGGACATTACCGGTATTCCGGTGGCGCAGGTTACCGTCTTCGTGGCGAATATTCAGCAATCATCCCCCACGTTCAAGAGTCGAGTGGAGTAA
- a CDS encoding DUF2273 domain-containing protein, with protein sequence MWLQLWERLMEQHRGATLGVMLGVGFGFIYLFFGLFHMLIFGLIVYTGYYIGKKLDRNEPVFPAENTWRWLMDKWRLFR encoded by the coding sequence ATGTGGCTGCAATTATGGGAGCGGCTGATGGAGCAGCACCGAGGAGCAACGCTGGGCGTTATGCTTGGTGTCGGCTTTGGGTTCATTTATTTGTTCTTCGGCCTGTTTCATATGTTAATCTTTGGCTTGATCGTATATACTGGTTATTATATAGGGAAAAAGCTTGACCGGAACGAGCCGGTGTTTCCCGCAGAAAACACTTGGCGCTGGCTAATGGACAAATGGAGATTGTTCCGCTAA
- the nusB gene encoding transcription antitermination factor NusB, which produces MRKRLARELALQSLYQMEMNDSTLVAAIEHVIEEARGEDEGQLTRAKDQISFDEVRELVNGTKQHKSQIDDLLVDYLKGWQMDRLSRVDREILRLATYEMIFRDDVPPKVVVNEAIEMSKNFGTEESGKFVNGVLGKMIKDLDGLRTNSESKPATESSESTDK; this is translated from the coding sequence ATGAGAAAACGATTAGCGAGAGAGCTCGCTTTGCAAAGCTTATACCAGATGGAAATGAACGACAGCACACTCGTAGCAGCTATTGAGCATGTCATTGAAGAGGCTCGCGGTGAGGATGAAGGTCAGCTGACGCGCGCGAAGGACCAGATCTCGTTCGACGAGGTACGCGAGCTGGTGAACGGAACGAAGCAGCATAAGTCGCAGATCGACGATCTGCTTGTCGATTATTTGAAGGGCTGGCAGATGGACAGGCTGTCGCGTGTCGATCGCGAAATATTGCGTCTGGCTACTTATGAGATGATATTCCGCGACGATGTGCCGCCTAAGGTTGTCGTGAACGAGGCGATTGAGATGTCGAAGAACTTCGGAACGGAAGAATCGGGGAAGTTCGTCAACGGCGTGCTCGGTAAGATGATTAAGGATTTGGACGGACTCAGAACGAATTCCGAATCGAAGCCAGCAACCGAGTCGTCAGAGTCGACGGATAAGTAA
- the folD gene encoding bifunctional methylenetetrahydrofolate dehydrogenase/methenyltetrahydrofolate cyclohydrolase FolD, with protein MSAHVINGKELVGAYRAEIKEQVEQLVKQGVTPGLAVVIVGDDPASHVYVRNKHRACEEAGIYSEVHKLPEETTEDELLELIRSLNSNASIHGILVQSPLPKHIHEERVVEEIDPEKDVDCFHPVNVGNLMIGKPGPAPCTPAGVIEILKKAGVEIAGKHAVVIGRSNIVGKPMGMLLLRENATVTTCHSRTANLEQLTSQADILIAAIGKPQVIKRQHVKPGAVVIDVGINRLESGKLCGDVDFDDVVEEASVITPVPGVVGPMTITILLRNTLEAAQRAAGVAAAQ; from the coding sequence ATGTCAGCGCACGTCATTAATGGGAAAGAGCTGGTCGGCGCATATCGCGCGGAGATTAAGGAGCAGGTAGAGCAGCTTGTGAAGCAAGGTGTGACTCCTGGTCTTGCGGTCGTCATCGTCGGTGACGATCCGGCTTCTCATGTCTATGTCCGCAACAAGCATCGGGCATGTGAGGAGGCTGGTATATATTCCGAGGTACACAAGCTTCCGGAGGAGACGACAGAGGACGAGCTGCTGGAGCTGATTCGCAGCCTGAATAGCAACGCGAGCATTCACGGCATTCTCGTTCAATCGCCGTTGCCGAAGCATATTCACGAAGAGCGTGTTGTCGAGGAAATTGACCCGGAGAAGGATGTCGATTGCTTCCACCCGGTCAATGTCGGCAACCTGATGATCGGCAAGCCAGGACCGGCTCCCTGTACACCGGCCGGTGTGATTGAAATATTGAAGAAGGCGGGCGTCGAGATCGCAGGTAAGCACGCCGTCGTCATCGGGCGCAGCAATATTGTCGGCAAGCCGATGGGCATGCTGCTGCTGCGCGAGAATGCGACGGTGACAACCTGTCATTCCCGCACGGCGAACCTCGAGCAGCTGACGAGTCAGGCGGACATTCTGATCGCGGCGATCGGCAAGCCGCAGGTCATTAAGCGTCAGCATGTCAAGCCTGGAGCGGTCGTCATTGATGTCGGCATTAACCGACTCGAGTCGGGCAAGCTGTGCGGCGACGTTGACTTCGACGACGTTGTGGAAGAGGCGAGCGTCATTACACCGGTGCCGGGTGTTGTCGGACCGATGACGATTACGATTTTGCTGCGGAACACCCTAGAGGCTGCACAGCGGGCGGCGGGCGTAGCCGCGGCACAGTAA
- the xseA gene encoding exodeoxyribonuclease VII large subunit yields the protein MSGKTIYSIKELNRFIKYKLEQDDTLQHVWVRGEISNFTHHSSGHMYFTLKDADSRLKCIMFASYNSRLGFMPKEGTKVLALGNISVYERDGQYQFYVTQMQPDGIGSLYLAFEQLKRKLESEGLFDTARKKPIPRFPRAIGVITSPTGAAVRDVMITLQRRWPSVPIVLYPALVQGKQAAPSIVKAIEEMNRMNEVDVLIVGRGGGSLEELWAFNEESVARAIFASQLPVISAVGHETDYTIADFVADLRAATPTAAAELAVPHHLELAQQVAHLKQRLYGGLSSRLDSSRERLKRLQRSPYLTSPRRQLLLQPAERLDRVREQLSFKMEGRIARSHERLMRLDRKLAAFNPKEQTVYARQRLNASSARLRQSMLASMKEKQRELASSIRQLDALSPLKVMQRGYSLVYDEQEKQLIKSVQQVQPGDILKLRLLDGRVDCHVWSLEEKRDDESGSNA from the coding sequence ATGAGTGGGAAGACGATCTATTCGATTAAGGAGCTTAACCGCTTCATTAAGTATAAGCTGGAGCAGGACGACACGCTGCAGCACGTATGGGTACGGGGGGAAATATCGAATTTCACCCACCATTCGAGCGGTCATATGTACTTCACCTTGAAGGACGCCGACAGCCGTCTGAAGTGCATTATGTTCGCCTCGTATAATTCCCGTCTCGGCTTCATGCCGAAGGAAGGGACGAAGGTGCTGGCACTGGGTAATATCTCCGTGTACGAGCGCGACGGACAGTACCAGTTCTACGTGACGCAGATGCAGCCAGACGGCATCGGCAGCCTGTATCTCGCCTTCGAGCAGCTGAAGCGCAAGCTTGAGAGCGAGGGGCTATTCGATACAGCCCGCAAGAAGCCGATTCCCCGCTTCCCGCGGGCGATCGGCGTTATTACATCGCCCACGGGCGCAGCTGTGCGTGACGTGATGATTACGCTGCAGCGGAGGTGGCCGTCGGTGCCGATCGTGCTCTACCCTGCGCTCGTGCAGGGGAAGCAGGCGGCGCCATCGATCGTGAAGGCGATTGAAGAGATGAATCGGATGAACGAGGTCGACGTGCTCATCGTCGGCCGCGGCGGCGGCTCGCTCGAGGAGCTGTGGGCGTTCAATGAGGAATCGGTAGCGCGGGCAATCTTCGCCTCGCAGCTGCCGGTTATTTCGGCGGTCGGACATGAGACCGATTACACCATTGCCGACTTCGTGGCTGACCTGCGGGCTGCTACGCCGACGGCAGCAGCGGAGCTGGCGGTGCCGCATCATCTGGAGCTTGCGCAGCAGGTGGCGCATCTGAAGCAGCGGCTATACGGCGGCTTATCGAGCCGACTGGACAGCAGCCGTGAGCGTCTGAAGCGGCTGCAGCGCTCGCCGTACTTGACGAGTCCGCGCAGGCAGCTGCTGCTGCAGCCAGCTGAGCGGCTGGATCGTGTGCGCGAGCAGCTCAGCTTCAAGATGGAGGGGCGTATTGCCAGATCACATGAGCGTCTGATGCGGCTTGACCGGAAGCTCGCTGCCTTCAATCCGAAGGAGCAGACGGTCTATGCCCGGCAGCGGCTGAACGCCTCGAGTGCGCGGCTTAGGCAGTCGATGCTTGCTTCCATGAAGGAGAAGCAGCGGGAGCTGGCATCAAGCATTAGGCAGCTCGATGCGTTAAGTCCACTGAAGGTGATGCAGCGCGGCTATAGCCTCGTCTATGACGAGCAGGAGAAGCAGCTGATCAAGTCGGTGCAGCAGGTACAGCCGGGAGACATCTTGAAGCTTAGACTGCTCGACGGTCGCGTCGATTGTCATGTATGGTCATTGGAGGAGAAACGAGATGACGAATCAGGAAGTAACGCCTAG
- the xseB gene encoding exodeoxyribonuclease VII small subunit: protein MTNQEVTPSFEQALEQLERIVSQLESGDVPLEQAIELFQEGMKLSQLCGQKLEQVERKIEVLLEQEGGLVKKPFQPGEDKGDAR, encoded by the coding sequence ATGACGAATCAGGAAGTAACGCCTAGCTTCGAGCAGGCGCTGGAGCAGCTGGAACGGATCGTAAGTCAGCTTGAGAGCGGCGATGTGCCGCTGGAGCAGGCGATCGAGCTGTTTCAGGAAGGGATGAAGCTGTCTCAGCTGTGCGGACAGAAGCTGGAGCAGGTAGAGCGTAAAATTGAAGTGTTGCTCGAGCAGGAGGGCGGACTGGTGAAGAAGCCGTTCCAGCCGGGTGAAGATAAGGGAGATGCACGATGA
- a CDS encoding polyprenyl synthetase family protein, whose amino-acid sequence MNAASSIAQYIQEQSVRVERELETSIPSTWSVPVALRESMMYSLMAGGKRLRPILVLAAAEAVGGREDAAMPVALAIEMIHTYSLIHDDLPAMDNDDLRRGKPTNHKVYGEAMAILAGDALLTHAFFMIVQAARSCGVSGDTVADIVEELSVLAGAPGMVGGQAADMLGEQGVTKLEELEYIHLHKTSDLIVFSLKAGGRIGGASASQLAALEKFGTCLGLAFQIQDDILDLVGEEQKLGKPVQSDVKQQKVTYPFFIGMEASLAKVEQLTQEARSALLAADIPQPERLLALADFLMKRDH is encoded by the coding sequence ATGAACGCTGCAAGCAGCATCGCTCAATATATTCAAGAACAGTCCGTCCGTGTCGAGCGAGAGCTGGAGACGTCCATCCCGTCGACGTGGAGCGTGCCTGTCGCATTGCGGGAATCGATGATGTACTCACTCATGGCTGGCGGGAAGCGACTGCGGCCCATTCTGGTGCTCGCTGCGGCCGAGGCGGTAGGCGGACGTGAGGATGCTGCGATGCCTGTGGCGCTCGCAATCGAGATGATTCACACGTATTCGCTCATCCACGACGACTTACCAGCGATGGATAACGATGATCTGCGGCGCGGCAAGCCGACCAATCATAAAGTATACGGTGAAGCGATGGCGATACTCGCGGGCGATGCACTGCTGACACATGCGTTCTTCATGATCGTCCAGGCAGCACGCAGCTGTGGCGTCAGCGGCGATACGGTCGCAGACATCGTCGAGGAGCTGTCGGTGCTGGCGGGTGCGCCTGGAATGGTCGGCGGTCAGGCCGCGGACATGCTCGGGGAGCAAGGTGTGACGAAGCTCGAGGAGCTCGAATATATTCATCTGCATAAGACGAGCGATCTGATCGTATTCTCGTTGAAGGCGGGAGGACGAATCGGCGGTGCAAGCGCAAGCCAGCTGGCGGCGCTGGAGAAATTCGGTACGTGCCTCGGTCTTGCATTCCAGATTCAGGACGATATTCTCGATCTGGTCGGCGAGGAGCAGAAGCTCGGCAAGCCTGTGCAGAGCGATGTGAAGCAGCAGAAGGTGACGTATCCGTTCTTCATCGGGATGGAGGCGTCGCTCGCGAAGGTTGAGCAGCTGACGCAAGAGGCACGAAGCGCGCTGCTGGCCGCTGATATTCCGCAGCCTGAGCGGTTGCTTGCTCTAGCTGATTTCCTGATGAAGCGCGATCACTAA
- the dxs gene encoding 1-deoxy-D-xylulose-5-phosphate synthase, producing the protein MLLDHIQQPDDLKRLTLEQLEEVALEIRQFLVEKLSVTGGHLAPNLGVVELTLAMHYLFDSPADKFIFDVGHQSYVHKILTGRMDRFDTLRKYKGLCGFVKRSESEHDVWEAGHSSTSLSAAMGMAVARDLKGESNRVVAMIGDGALTGGMALEALNHIGHERRKLMVILNDNEMSIAPNVGALSNYLARIRSDRHYVKAKEEVEHLIKRIPAIGGTLAKTAERLKDSFKYLVVPGVWFEELGFTYMGPVDGHNLPLLLETLKQADKVNGPVVVHVITLKGKGYSPAEADSHKWHGISPYKMESGQVLKTAGPPMYTEVFGSTLIELAKKDERIVAVTPAMPGGSGLLGFAKQFPERMFDVGIAEQHAATFCAGLAGEGFKPVFAVYSTFLQRAYDQVVHDICRANLNVAFAIDRAGFVGPDGETHQGVYDIAYLRSIPNMVVMMPKDENELRHMMQTAFEYEDGPIAYRYPRMNGLGVTLDEELKPIPIGSWDILRHGSDAAILAVGPMIPIALDAAEQLAKEGVQLQVVNARFIKPMDEAMLLQLAKASMPIITLEEGAVMGGFGSGVLEFYSLNNIFGMVIKTIGIPDYFVEHGSVGEQRQEVGLTVERLVADIQAIVPRKRQHA; encoded by the coding sequence ATGCTGCTCGATCACATTCAACAGCCTGACGATTTGAAGCGCCTGACGCTCGAACAGCTCGAAGAGGTGGCGCTTGAAATACGACAGTTTCTAGTTGAGAAGCTATCGGTAACCGGCGGCCACCTCGCGCCGAATCTAGGTGTTGTCGAATTAACGTTAGCGATGCACTACTTGTTCGACAGCCCGGCTGATAAATTCATCTTCGATGTCGGACATCAATCCTATGTACATAAAATATTAACAGGTCGCATGGACCGGTTCGATACGCTACGTAAATATAAGGGACTGTGCGGCTTCGTCAAGCGCTCCGAGAGTGAGCATGACGTCTGGGAGGCCGGTCATAGCAGCACGTCGCTGTCTGCAGCGATGGGCATGGCGGTTGCCCGCGACTTGAAGGGCGAATCGAATCGGGTCGTCGCCATGATCGGAGACGGCGCATTAACAGGTGGAATGGCGCTGGAGGCGCTCAATCATATCGGACATGAGCGTCGCAAGCTGATGGTTATTCTGAACGATAATGAGATGTCGATTGCTCCGAATGTCGGGGCACTCAGCAACTACTTGGCGCGCATTCGATCCGATCGTCATTATGTGAAGGCGAAGGAAGAGGTCGAGCATCTCATTAAGCGCATTCCAGCGATTGGCGGCACACTTGCCAAGACGGCTGAGCGGTTGAAGGATTCGTTCAAATATTTAGTCGTGCCGGGCGTATGGTTCGAGGAGCTAGGCTTCACCTATATGGGGCCCGTCGATGGACACAATCTCCCGCTCCTGCTCGAGACGTTGAAGCAAGCAGATAAAGTGAACGGACCAGTCGTCGTTCACGTCATTACGCTCAAGGGTAAGGGCTATTCCCCTGCCGAGGCAGATTCTCATAAGTGGCACGGCATCAGTCCATATAAGATGGAATCGGGTCAAGTATTGAAGACTGCGGGTCCTCCCATGTATACGGAGGTGTTCGGCTCGACATTGATCGAGCTTGCGAAGAAGGATGAGCGCATCGTCGCGGTTACGCCTGCGATGCCGGGGGGCTCGGGCTTGTTAGGCTTCGCCAAGCAATTCCCGGAACGGATGTTCGATGTCGGTATTGCCGAGCAGCATGCCGCGACGTTCTGTGCGGGGCTTGCCGGCGAAGGCTTCAAGCCGGTATTCGCGGTCTACTCGACGTTCCTGCAGCGGGCGTACGACCAGGTCGTGCACGACATATGCCGTGCGAATCTGAATGTAGCGTTCGCCATTGATCGCGCAGGCTTCGTCGGACCGGACGGGGAGACGCATCAAGGTGTGTACGATATCGCGTATTTGCGCAGCATTCCGAATATGGTCGTCATGATGCCGAAGGACGAGAATGAGCTTCGGCATATGATGCAGACGGCGTTCGAGTATGAGGACGGTCCCATTGCTTACCGCTATCCGCGTATGAACGGCCTGGGCGTAACGCTGGATGAAGAGCTGAAGCCGATCCCGATCGGCAGCTGGGATATTCTGCGCCATGGCAGCGATGCCGCTATATTGGCTGTCGGCCCGATGATTCCAATCGCTCTGGACGCAGCGGAGCAGCTCGCGAAGGAAGGCGTTCAGCTGCAGGTCGTCAATGCAAGGTTCATTAAGCCGATGGATGAAGCGATGCTCCTGCAGCTGGCCAAGGCGTCCATGCCGATCATTACGCTTGAGGAGGGCGCAGTGATGGGCGGCTTCGGCAGCGGAGTTCTGGAGTTTTATTCCTTGAACAACATATTCGGCATGGTCATTAAGACGATCGGAATTCCTGATTATTTCGTTGAGCACGGCTCGGTTGGCGAGCAGCGGCAGGAGGTCGGCTTAACCGTCGAGCGTCTGGTTGCTGACATACAAGCCATTGTTCCGCGCAAAAGACAGCACGCGTAA
- a CDS encoding TlyA family RNA methyltransferase has protein sequence MASDKQEKERLDVLLVEQGYYETREKAKAAIMAGLVSVGGEPVDKAGTKVPVTAAITVKGALHPYVSRGGLKLEKALRVFGIDLTGVTMLDIGASTGGFTDCALQNGAAYVYAIDVGYNQLDWSLRKDERVHVMERTNFRFMQPGDLKGPQPSFASIDVSFISLKLILPPLHQLLSEDGKVVALIKPQFEAGREKVPKTGVIKEPTVHLEVLRSVLGFAHDIGFSIVGLTHSPIKGGEGNIEFLTYLSKSKSDSSDCIVGERLEALIREVVAESQSMQNSSGA, from the coding sequence ATGGCTTCAGATAAACAAGAGAAGGAACGGCTAGACGTCCTGCTCGTCGAGCAGGGCTATTACGAGACGAGAGAGAAGGCGAAGGCCGCCATTATGGCGGGTCTTGTCTCCGTCGGCGGCGAGCCTGTGGATAAGGCCGGCACGAAGGTGCCGGTCACGGCGGCGATTACCGTCAAGGGTGCGCTGCACCCTTATGTGAGCCGCGGCGGGTTGAAGCTGGAGAAGGCGCTGCGCGTATTCGGCATCGACCTCACCGGTGTGACGATGCTGGATATTGGAGCATCAACGGGCGGCTTTACCGATTGCGCATTACAGAACGGCGCCGCCTACGTCTATGCGATCGATGTCGGCTACAACCAGCTCGACTGGTCGCTGCGCAAGGATGAGCGCGTACACGTCATGGAACGGACGAACTTCCGCTTTATGCAGCCGGGCGACCTGAAGGGGCCGCAGCCGTCATTTGCGTCGATCGATGTATCGTTCATATCGCTTAAGCTAATTCTTCCCCCGCTCCACCAGCTGTTGTCTGAGGATGGCAAGGTGGTCGCGCTCATCAAGCCTCAGTTCGAGGCTGGACGCGAGAAGGTGCCGAAGACGGGTGTCATTAAGGAACCGACCGTTCATCTCGAGGTGCTTCGGTCGGTGCTGGGCTTCGCTCATGATATCGGCTTCTCGATCGTCGGGCTGACGCATTCGCCGATTAAGGGCGGTGAGGGGAATATCGAATTTTTAACGTATTTATCCAAGTCCAAGTCGGATTCCTCCGATTGTATCGTTGGTGAGCGTCTCGAGGCGCTGATCCGCGAAGTGGTAGCCGAGTCGCAAAGCATGCAGAACTCATCCGGAGCTTGA
- the ahrC gene encoding transcriptional regulator AhrC/ArgR, with the protein MKGQRHVKIREIITNNEIETQDELVEELRNAGFHVTQATISRDIKELLLIKVPLDDGRYKYSMPADQRYNPMHRLRRALNDHFVHIDYSENLVVLKSLPGTANAIGALIDSLEWNEVMGTICGDDTILIICRTKDQSVHVVNQILGMLS; encoded by the coding sequence ATGAAAGGTCAACGACATGTCAAGATACGTGAAATTATTACGAATAACGAAATTGAAACGCAGGACGAGCTCGTCGAGGAGCTGCGCAATGCTGGCTTCCATGTGACTCAGGCGACGATCTCGCGAGATATTAAGGAGCTCCTCCTGATCAAGGTGCCGCTGGACGACGGACGCTACAAGTATTCGATGCCGGCCGACCAGCGCTACAATCCGATGCATCGGCTGAGGCGGGCGCTGAACGATCATTTTGTCCATATCGATTACTCCGAGAATCTCGTCGTGCTCAAGAGCTTGCCGGGAACAGCGAACGCGATCGGCGCACTGATCGACAGCTTGGAGTGGAACGAAGTGATGGGGACGATCTGTGGAGACGACACCATCTTAATCATATGCCGCACGAAGGACCAGAGCGTGCACGTCGTCAATCAAATATTAGGAATGCTAAGCTGA